From the genome of Anabrus simplex isolate iqAnaSimp1 chromosome X, ASM4041472v1, whole genome shotgun sequence, one region includes:
- the LOC137503083 gene encoding F-box/LRR-repeat protein 2-like isoform X2 has product MEAAVNSLPSEVLETIFAHCTCRDLLQSIQNVCSRWREVAQSTRLWKDVTYCPEYKARSEEVVKMLKISPNLQNITLEDSFDDTVLQAITENCAELRKLEILTLPDLDLNFLKTLQEKCPKVQYLSIPHSVLTDFDKCEVVGKFTNLKVLNLTGDPDTNTSLILKPVADHCKKLEHLEFWTDRFEMNDLRHLLCMRKDTLHTLGVCCCNESGECVLPALSICELKSLSLFNYSDCWRHYEKIEYFGKLKTVRALSITDFNSEDESDDLKEIFENENMAQLAELKLILSTYFDDYVTEVLIKNCPLLKDLSLISCYRMTDASFKMITNFKELNSLTMSDTSFVTETGILHLQSVKYLKCLKISICKVGLRNIVKLSKLRHLSLEWQDLAEFPWDLVPHHMQNLQCLQIYHCRNVDTCALEKLKTVLPSLKVKVKVSLYEYCTYEFCLWHFHHEALCHMQGSQFNFDPSMTCGCQKVNYVDDD; this is encoded by the coding sequence ATGGAGGCTGCAGTAAATTCTCTGCCCAGCGAGGTACTGGAGACAATCTTCGCCCACTGCACTTGCAGAGATCTGCTTCAGTCAATTCAGAATGTGTGTTCTCGGTGGAGGGAAGTAGCCCAGAGTACCAGGCTGTGGAAGGATGTGACTTACTGTCCTGAATACAAAGCAAGATCCGAAGAAGTTGTGAAAATGTTGAAGATTTCTCCAAACTTACAGAACATTACTCTAGAGGACAGCTTTGATGATACAGTCCTACAGGCAATAACAGAAAATTGTGCGGAACTGAGAAAGTTAGAAATACTTACACTTCCAGACCTTGATCTCAACTTTCTTAAGACCTTGCAGGAAAAATGTCCAAAAGTTCAGTATCTGAGTATTCCACACTCAGTGTTGACAGACTTTGATAAGTGTGAGGTGGTTGGAAAATTCACCAATTTAAAGGTTTTAAATTTGACTGGAGATCCAGACACAAATACTTCGCTGATCTTAAAACCAGTTGCAGACCATTGTAAGAAGCTAGAACATCTAGAGTTTTGGACTGATAGGTTTGAAATGAATGACCTTCGCCATCTTCTATGCATGAGAAAAGACACCCTGCACACTCTAGGAGTATGTTGCTGCAATGAATCCGGTGAATGTGTGCTCCCAGCTCTGTCGATCTGCGAGCTGAAGTCTTTGTCTCTGTTTAACTACAGTGACTGTTGGAGGCATTATGAGAAAattgaatattttggaaaactgAAGACTGTAAGAGCACTTTCAATTACCGATTTTAATTCTGAAGATGAGTCAGATGATCTCaaagaaatatttgaaaatgaaaatatggCACAGTTAGCAGAATTAAAGCTTATACTATCAACTTATTTTGATGATTATGTTACTGAAGTACTCATAAAAAACTGTCCGCTATTGAAGGATCTTTCTTTGATAAGCTGTTATCGAATGACGGATGCTAGTTTTAAAATGATTACTAATTTTAAAGAGCTCAATTCTTTGACTATGTCTGATACCAGTTTTGTGACAGAGACTGGGATACTTCATTTACAAAGTGTTAAATATTTGAAGTGCCTTAAAATTTCGATCTGTAAAGTAGGTCTGCGAAATATTGTAAAATTGAGTAAATTACGGCATCTGAGTCTAGAGTGGCAAGACCTTGCTGAATTTCCCTGGGATCTAGTTCCTCATCACATGCAGAATCTCCAATGTCTTCAAATCTACCATTGTAGAAATGTGGACACATGTGCTCTCGAGAAACTGAAGACTGTGTTGCCTTCTTtgaaagtgaaagtgaaggtgTCATTATATGAATATTGTACCTACGAATTTTGCCTCTGGCATTTCCATCATGAAGCCCTGTGCCATATGCAGGGCTCTCAATTCAACTTTGATCCCTCAATGACATGCGGTTGTCagaaagtgaattatgttgatgatGATTGA
- the LOC137503083 gene encoding F-box/LRR-repeat protein 2-like isoform X1 yields MMKTQMEAAVNSLPSEVLETIFAHCTCRDLLQSIQNVCSRWREVAQSTRLWKDVTYCPEYKARSEEVVKMLKISPNLQNITLEDSFDDTVLQAITENCAELRKLEILTLPDLDLNFLKTLQEKCPKVQYLSIPHSVLTDFDKCEVVGKFTNLKVLNLTGDPDTNTSLILKPVADHCKKLEHLEFWTDRFEMNDLRHLLCMRKDTLHTLGVCCCNESGECVLPALSICELKSLSLFNYSDCWRHYEKIEYFGKLKTVRALSITDFNSEDESDDLKEIFENENMAQLAELKLILSTYFDDYVTEVLIKNCPLLKDLSLISCYRMTDASFKMITNFKELNSLTMSDTSFVTETGILHLQSVKYLKCLKISICKVGLRNIVKLSKLRHLSLEWQDLAEFPWDLVPHHMQNLQCLQIYHCRNVDTCALEKLKTVLPSLKVKVKVSLYEYCTYEFCLWHFHHEALCHMQGSQFNFDPSMTCGCQKVNYVDDD; encoded by the coding sequence AAATGGAGGCTGCAGTAAATTCTCTGCCCAGCGAGGTACTGGAGACAATCTTCGCCCACTGCACTTGCAGAGATCTGCTTCAGTCAATTCAGAATGTGTGTTCTCGGTGGAGGGAAGTAGCCCAGAGTACCAGGCTGTGGAAGGATGTGACTTACTGTCCTGAATACAAAGCAAGATCCGAAGAAGTTGTGAAAATGTTGAAGATTTCTCCAAACTTACAGAACATTACTCTAGAGGACAGCTTTGATGATACAGTCCTACAGGCAATAACAGAAAATTGTGCGGAACTGAGAAAGTTAGAAATACTTACACTTCCAGACCTTGATCTCAACTTTCTTAAGACCTTGCAGGAAAAATGTCCAAAAGTTCAGTATCTGAGTATTCCACACTCAGTGTTGACAGACTTTGATAAGTGTGAGGTGGTTGGAAAATTCACCAATTTAAAGGTTTTAAATTTGACTGGAGATCCAGACACAAATACTTCGCTGATCTTAAAACCAGTTGCAGACCATTGTAAGAAGCTAGAACATCTAGAGTTTTGGACTGATAGGTTTGAAATGAATGACCTTCGCCATCTTCTATGCATGAGAAAAGACACCCTGCACACTCTAGGAGTATGTTGCTGCAATGAATCCGGTGAATGTGTGCTCCCAGCTCTGTCGATCTGCGAGCTGAAGTCTTTGTCTCTGTTTAACTACAGTGACTGTTGGAGGCATTATGAGAAAattgaatattttggaaaactgAAGACTGTAAGAGCACTTTCAATTACCGATTTTAATTCTGAAGATGAGTCAGATGATCTCaaagaaatatttgaaaatgaaaatatggCACAGTTAGCAGAATTAAAGCTTATACTATCAACTTATTTTGATGATTATGTTACTGAAGTACTCATAAAAAACTGTCCGCTATTGAAGGATCTTTCTTTGATAAGCTGTTATCGAATGACGGATGCTAGTTTTAAAATGATTACTAATTTTAAAGAGCTCAATTCTTTGACTATGTCTGATACCAGTTTTGTGACAGAGACTGGGATACTTCATTTACAAAGTGTTAAATATTTGAAGTGCCTTAAAATTTCGATCTGTAAAGTAGGTCTGCGAAATATTGTAAAATTGAGTAAATTACGGCATCTGAGTCTAGAGTGGCAAGACCTTGCTGAATTTCCCTGGGATCTAGTTCCTCATCACATGCAGAATCTCCAATGTCTTCAAATCTACCATTGTAGAAATGTGGACACATGTGCTCTCGAGAAACTGAAGACTGTGTTGCCTTCTTtgaaagtgaaagtgaaggtgTCATTATATGAATATTGTACCTACGAATTTTGCCTCTGGCATTTCCATCATGAAGCCCTGTGCCATATGCAGGGCTCTCAATTCAACTTTGATCCCTCAATGACATGCGGTTGTCagaaagtgaattatgttgatgatGATTGA